A region from the Perca fluviatilis chromosome 16, GENO_Pfluv_1.0, whole genome shotgun sequence genome encodes:
- the taf1 gene encoding transcription initiation factor TFIID subunit 1 isoform X4: MSDSDSDEDQDRPFSLTGFLFGNINEDGQLEDDSVLDNESKKHLAGLGSLGLGSLITEITANEEGDQDESRDSGSVDAEGWVKSTDDAVDYSDISEVAEDETKKYRQAMGSLQPSRKTDDEDDYDADCEDIDSKLMPPPPPPSLPTAAKKEEPSSPSTNVGEEGDGIILPSIIAPSSTADKVDFSSSSDSESETDRPCQGLGSGGPPDSLNLPLAGIMQKDAAKALPGVTQLFPEFRPGRVLRFLRLFGPGKNMPSVWRSARRKKKRKHRDPQPGTPPPEGEPTEQSQEKKSGWLYEFAPPPPPEQCLSDDEITMMAPVESKFSQTCGDGDKEAESRPKVAEWRYGPAQLWYDMLGVSEDGSNFNYGLKLKEHQSSEPQQQDTPKEITEAAHEFLRREADDNDNNDDEDKELSALENELFLMVTQLKWEDDIIWNGEDIKHKGTKTQRASLAGWLPSSMTRNANAYNAQQGLTRSNSQLVPPTPPPMPKVSSISGSKREKNSHENQSFQEEDSPWFSIFPIDSEELVYGRWEDNIIWDDQEMEHMLMPPVLTLDPNDENIILEIPNEKEEMTSHSPSKENKKETAIKKSRILLGKTGVIKDEPQQNMSQPEQKDPWNLSNDEFYYPKQQGLRGTFGGNIIQHSIPALELRQPFFPTHMGPMKLRQFHRPSLKKYSFGSLAQPGPHAVQPLLKHIKKKAKMREQERQASGGGDMFFMRTPQDLTGKDGDLILAEYSEEYPPLIMQVGLATKIKNYYKRKPGKDPGAPDCKYGETVYCHTSPFLGSLHPGQLLQAFENNLFRAPIYLHKMPETDFLVLRTRHGYYIRELVDIVVVGQQCPLFEVPGPNSKRANTHIRDFLQVFIYRLFWKSKDRPRRIRMEDIKKAFPSHSESSIRKRLKLCADFKRTGMDSNWWVLKPDFRLPTEEEIRAMVSPEQCCAYYSMLVAEQRLKDAGYGEKSFFAPEEENEEDFQMKIDDEVRTAPWNTTRAFISAMKGKCLLEVTGVADPTGCGEGFSYVKVPNKPTQQKDDKEPQPAKKTVTGTDADLRRLSLKNAKQLLRKFGVPEEEIKKLSRWEVIDVVRTMSTEQARSGEGPMSKFARGSRFSVAEHQERYKEECQRIFDLQNKVLESTEVLSTDTDSSSAEDSDFEEMGKNIENMLQNKKTSSQLSREREEQERKELQRMLMGEESDRDHKGRKERRKGLSSSLSTSSHKDDDTSSVTSLNSSATGRRLKIYRTFRDEDGKEYVRCETVRKASVIDAYTRIRTTKDDEFIRKFALFDEQHREEMRKERRRIQEQLRRLKRNQEKDKIKGPPEKKAKKVKERPDLKLKCGACGAIGHMRTNKFCPLYYQTNAPPSNPVAMTEEQEEELEKTVIHNDNEELIKVEGTKIVLGKQLIESADEVRRKSLVLKFPKQQLPPKKKRRVGNAVHCDYLNKPHKAIHRRRTDPMVTLSSVLESIINDMRDHPNTYPFHTPVNAKVVKDYYKIITRPMDLQTLRENVRKRLYPSREEFREAVEVIVKNSATYNGAKHPITQVAQSMLDLCDAKLKEQEDRLVRLEKAINPLLDDDDQVAFSFILDNIVTQKMMVVPDSWPFHHPVNKKFVPDYYKVIVSPMDLENIRKNISKHKYQNRDAFLSDVSLIHANSIKYNGPDSPYTKTALDIVNVCKQTLAEYDEHLTQLEKDISTAKEAALDAADLESLDPLTPGPYTPQPADLFDSGASGSLPRETSSIFSEGPLVVAPEKRGGQGRHGRRPGEEESDVDIEGFEEEDDGKPKTPAPAEDADRDLEDEDDEEDMLLPPRRRVHDQEEEEEEEEEDGLSNRPAQASVLYQDLLMSDGEDDASEEEGDNPFSSIQLSESGSDSDRELDVRPAPPRRAQETARMGMEQDESMMSYEGDGPDGPPMEDSNVSYGSYEETESRSHMQPSSMGNGEDYGISEEEEEDEEDEARRRGPAVLSQVQLSEDEESEEFRSIGGDSDMDSDN; this comes from the exons ATGTCGGACTCAGACAGTGATGAGGATCAAGATCGCCCTTTCTCTCTTACTGGATTCCTCTTCGGAAACATCAATGAAGATGGACAGCTAGAGGATGACAGTGTTCTGGACAAT GAGTCCAAAAAGCATTTGGCTGGTTTGGGTAGTCTGGGTCTGGGCTCACTCATTACAGAGATCACTGCCAATGAGGAGGGTGATCAAGATGAAAGCAGAGACTCTGGTAGTGTGGATGCAGAAG GTTGGGTGAAAAGCACGGATGATGCAGTTGATTATTCTGACATTAGTGAGGTTGCTGAGGATGAGACAAAAAAGTACCGTCAGGCCATGGGGTCTTTGCAGCCCAGCAGGAAAACAG ATGACGAGGATGACTATGATGCTGACTGCGAGGATATTGATTCTAAGCTTATGCCTCCTCCGCCACCGCCAAGTCTTCCTACAGCTGCTAAGAAAGAGGAACCCTCCTCTCCGAGCACAAATG TTGGGGAAGAGGGGGATGGCATCATCCTGCCCTCCATCATCGCGCCATCCTCTACGGCTGATAAGGTTGACTTCAGCAGCTCCTCGGACTCTGAGTCAGAAACTGACCGTCCCTGCCAGGGTTTGGGGTCTGGAGGCCCCCCAGATAGTCTCAACCTCCCTCTTGCTGGCATCATGCAGAAAGATGCTGCCAAAGCGCTGCCAGGTGTCACACAGCTCTTCCCAGAGTTTAGGCCTGGAAGG GTGCTTAGGTTCTTACGACTGTTTGGTCCTGGAAAGAACATGCCATCCGTTTGGAGGAGTGCCCGCAGGAAGAAGAAGCGGAAGCACAGAGACCCTCAGCCTGGGACACCACCTCCAGAAGGAGAGCCCACAGAGCAAAGCCAGGAGAAGAAGTCTGGATGGCTTTACGAGTTCGCACCCCCTCCACCACCAGAGCAGTGTCTCTCTGATGATGAG ATAACCATGATGGCCCCAGTAGAATCTAAGTTCTCACAAACTTGTGGTGATGGGGACAAGGAGGCAGAGTCTCGACCTAAAGTAGCAGAATGGAGATATGGTCCAGCCCAGCTCTGGTACGACATGCTAGGTGTCTCTGAGGATGGAAGCAACTTCAACTACGGCTTAAAACTAAAAGAACACCAGAGCAGTGAGCCTCAGCAGCAGGACACGCCAAAAGAAATAACAGAGGCTGCACATGAG TTTCTGAGGCGGGAGGCCGATGacaatgataataatgatgatgaagatAAGGAGTTATCAGCCCTTGAGAATGAGCTCTTCCTGATGGTCACTCAACTGAAATGGGAGGACGATATCATCTGGAATGGGGAGGACATAAAACACAAGGGCACAAAGACTCAGCGAGCCAGCCTGGCAGGATGGCTGCCCTCTAGCATGACCCGCAATGCCAACGCTTATAACGCCCAGCAGG GTCTAACAAGAAGTAATTCCCAGTTGGTGCCACCTACGCCTCCCCCCATGCCCAAAGTTTCTTCAATCTCTGGCTCTAAGCGTGAAAAAAACAGCCATGAAAATCAAT CCTTTCAGGAAGAAGACTCTCCCTGGTTCTCCATTTTCCCCATTGACAGTGAGGAGTTAGTGTATGGACGCTGGGAAGATAACATAATCTGGGATGACCAGGAGATGGAACACATGCTCATGCCACCTGTTCTTACACTGGATCCCAATGATGAAAATATCATCCTAG AAATCCCTAATGAAAAGGAGGAGATGACTTCCCACTCCCCATCAAAAGAGAATAAGAAGGAAACAGCAATCAAAAAGAGCCGCATCCTGCTGGGGAAAACTGGGGTGATAAAAGATGAGCCACAGCAG AACATGTCCCAGCCTGAACAAAAGGACCCCTGGAACCTCTCCAATGATGAGTTCTACTATCCTAAACAGCAGGGCCTGAGGGGGACTTTCGGTGGCAACATCATTCAG CACTCCATCCCCGCACTGGAGCTAAGGCAGCCCTTCTTCCCCACTCACATGGGGCCCATGAAGCTGCGCCAGTTTCATCGACCGTCTCTGAAGAAGTACTCATTTGGATCTTTGGCTCAGCCCGGTCCCCATGCTGTTCAACCACTGCTCAAACACATTAAGAAAAAGGCCAAG atGCGAGAGCAGGAGCGACAGGCTTCAGGAGGAGGGGACATGTTCTTCATGCGAACCCCACAGGATTTGACGGGTAAAGATGGAGATCTGATCCTGGCCGAGTACAGTGAAGAATACCCCCCTCTCATCATGCAAGTCGGCTTGGCCACTAAGATCAAAAACTACTACAAAAGG AAACCTGGAAAAGATCCTGGAGCACCCGACTGTAAATATGGAGAGACTGTGTACTGCCACACATCCCCTTTCCTGGGTTCTCTTCATCCTGGACAGCTGCTCCAG gcCTTTGAAAACAACCTTTTCCGTGCTCCAATCTACCTGCACAAGATGCCAGAGACTGATTTCTTGGTTCTGCGAACACGACACGGCTACTACATTAGAGAGCTTGTAGACATAGTTGTAGTTGGTCAGCAGTGCCCCTTATTTGAGGTTCCAGGGCCCAACTCTAAACGAGCCAATACTCACATCAGAGACTTCTTACAG GTGTTCATTTACCGCTTGTTCTGGAAGAGCAAGGATCGGCCCAGGAGAATCCGCATGGAGGATATAAAGAAAGCTTTTCCCTCACACTCAGAGAGCAGCATCAGAAAACGACTAAAACTCTGTGCTGACTTCAAACGTACAG GGATGGACTCTAACTGGTGGGTGCTTAAGCCTGACTTCCGATTGCCTACAGAGGAGGAGATCAGGGCCATGGTGTCTCCAGAGCAGTGCTGTGCTTACTATAGCATGCTGGTGGCAGAGCAGAGACTCAAG GATGCTGGATATGGTGAGAAATCCTTCTTTGCTCCAGAGGAGGAGAACGAAGAGGACTTTCAAATGAAGATTGATGATGAG GTGCGGACAGCCCCTTGGAACACAACAAGAGCCTTCATTTCTGCCATGAAGGGGAAATGCCTGTTGGAAGTTACAGGCGTGGCTGATCCTACAGGCTGTGGAGAGGGTTTCTCCTACGTCAAAGTGCCCAACAAACCCACTCAACAGAAG gatGACAAAGAGCCGCAGCCTGCCAAAAAGACAGTGACGGGGACAGACGCTGACCTGAGAAGACTCTCACTGAAGAATGCCAAGCAGCTGCTGCGCAAGTTTGGCGTTCCAGAGGAAGAG aTCAAGAAGCTCTCACGCTGGGAGGTGATTGACGTGGTGAGAACCATGTCCACAGAGCAGGCGCGTTCAGGTGAGGGACCCATGAGCAAGTTTGCCAGAGGCTCTCGTTTCTCCGTTGCGGAACACCAGGAGCGCTACAAGGAAGAGTGCCAGAGGATCTTTGACCTGCAGAACAA AGTGTTAGAGTCGACAGAGGTGCTctccacagacacagacagcagcTCGGCGGAGGACAGTGACTTTGAGGAGATGGGGAAGAACATTGAGAACATGCTTCAGAACAAGAAGACCAGCTCCCAGCTTTCCCGCGAGagggaggagcaggagaggaaggaaCTGCAGAGGATGCTAATGGGCGAGGAGAGCGACCGTGACCACAAGGGACGCAAGGAGCGACGCAAAGGCTTGT CCAGCTCCTTATCCACCAGTTCACACAAGGACGATGACACTTCCTCCGTCACCAGCCTAAACTCCTCGGCCACAGGACGGCGTCTCAAAATCTATCGCACCTTCAGGGATGAGGACGGCAAGGAATATGTTCGCTGCGAGACAGTTCGCAAGGCTTCTGTCATTGACGCCTACACCAGGATCCGAACCACCAAGGATGATGAATTCAT ACGAAAGTTTGCCCTCTTCGATGAGCAGCACAGAGAGGAGATGAGGAAGGAGCGCCGGCGTATTCAGGAGCAGCTGAGGAGGCTGAAGAGAAACCAAGAGAAAGACAAGATCAAGGGACCTCCAGAGAAGAAGGCCAAGAAGGTCAAAGAGAGACCAGACCTCAAG TTAAAGTGCGGAGCATGTGGAGCCATTGGACACATGAGGACCAACAAGTTTTGCCCGCTGTACTATCAGACCAACGCCCCACCTTCTAACCCAGTTGCCATGacagaggagcaggaggaggagctggaAAAGACCGTCATCCACAACGACAATGAGGAACTGATCAAGGTGGAGGGCACCAAAATTGTGTTGGGCAAACAACTCATTGAAAG TGCTGATGAAGTGCGCAGAAAGTCTTTAGTGCTCAAGTTCCCCAAGCAACAGCTCCCACCAAAGAAGAAGAGACGCGTAGGCAATGCTGTGCACTGTGACTACCTCAAT AAACCACACAAGGCCATCCACCGCAGACGCACGGACCCCATGGTGACCTTGTCTTCTGTGCTAGAGAGCATCATCAATGACATGCGGGATCACCCTAAT ACATATCCATTCCACACACCAGTAAATGCTAAGGTTGTGAAGGACTACTATAAGATCATCACACGGCCCATGGACCTGCAGACGCTAAGGGAGAATGTACGTAAGCGACTGTACCCATCCAGGGAGGAGTTCCGTGAAGCAGTGGAGGTTATCGTCAAAAACAGCGCCACCTACAATG GGGCAAAACATCCAATAACACAGGTAGCACAGTCCATGCTGGACCTGTGTGATGCTAAACTGAAAGA GCAGGAGGACAGGCTGGTAAGGCTGGAGAAAGCCATCAACCCCTTGCTGGATGATGATGATCAGGTGGCCTTCTCCTTCATTCTAGACAACATTGTGACCCAGAAAATGATGGTGGTTCCCGAT TCATGGCCATTTCACCATCCTGTCAACAAAAAGTTTGTGCCTGACTATTATAAGGTGATTGTAAGCCCAATGGATCTGGAGAACATCCGCAAG AACATCTCCAAACACAAATACCAGAACCGAGATGCGTTCCTTTCAGATGTCAGTCTCATTCACGCCAACAGTATCAAGTACAATG GCCCAGACAGTCCTTACACCAAGACAGCTCTGGATATTGTCAATGTGTGCAAGCAAACCTTGGCAGAG TATGATGAGCACTTGACCCAGTTGGAGAAGGACATCTCTACTGCTAAAGAGGCAGCTCTAGATGCAGCTGACTTGGAGAGTCTGGACCCATTGACGCCTGGGCCATACACACCGCAG CCTGCTGATCTGTTTGACAGCGGGGCTTCAGGGAGTCTGCCCAGAGAGACCAGCAGCATTTTCTCTGAGGGACCTCTAGTAGTTGCTCCAGAGAAGAGAGGGGGGCAG GGTCGCCACGGCAGAAGACCCGGGGAGGAAGAGTCAGATGTGGACATTGAAGGCTTTGAGGAGGAAGATGATGGCAAACCCAAAACTCCTGCTCCT GCAGAGGATGCAGACAGAGATCTAGAGGacgaagatgatgaagaggacaTGTTGCTGCCGCCTCGCAGACGGGTGCACGaccaagaggaagaggaggaggaggaggaagaggacggaCTATCTAACCGCCCAGCCCAAGCCAGCGTGCTGTACCAGGATCTGCTCATGTCTGACGGAGAGGACGATGCCAGTGAAGAGGAGGGCGACAACCCTTTCTCCT CCATACAGCTGTCGGAGAGTGGGAGCGATTCTGATAGAGAGTTGGATGTGCGACCTGCACCTCCACGGAGAGCTCAAGAGACGGCCCGCATGGGCATGGAGCAAGATGAGAGCATGATGTCATATGAAGGGGACGGGCCTGATGGGCCTCCCATGGAAGACAGCAATGTCAG TTACGGCAGCTATGAGGAGACAGAGAGCCGGAGTCACATGCAGCCCTCTAGCATGGGGAACGGAGAAGACTACGGCATCagcgaagaggaggaggaagatgaagaagatgaaGCACGGAGGAGAGGCCCAGCTGTGCTCTCCCAGGTCCAGCTCAGTGAAGACGAGGAGAGCGAAGAATTCAGATCTATAGGGGGAGACAGCGACATGGACTCTGACAACTAG